The following nucleotide sequence is from Mycobacterium sp. Z3061.
ATCGCCGGTCTGGTGCTGTGCCTGCTGGTTCCGCTGCTTCCGGTGCGACAGACCACGGCGGCCGTGCTGTGGCCGCAGGGCAGCACCCCGGACGGCAACATCAGCCAGATCACGGCTCCGCTGGTGTCGGGCGCGCCGCGCGACCTCGACATCTCCATCCCCTGCTCGGCGATCGCCACCCTGCCGGCGGCCGGCGGTCTGGTGGTGTCCACGCTGCCAACCGACGGTTTCCAGACCGGCAAGCACGGTCTGTTCGTGCGCGCGAACAAGGACTCCGTCGTGGTGGCGTTCCGCGACACCGTCGCCGCGGTCGCGCCCCGCGCCCAGATCGCGGCGGGCGGGTGCAACGTGTTGCACGTCTGGGCCGACGCCGGTGGCGCGGGCGCGGACTTCGTCGGGATCCCGGGCGCCGCCGGTCGTCTGGACCCCGAGAAGAAGCCGCAGGTCGGTGGGATTTTCACCGACCTGAAGGTGCCCGCACAGCCCGGGTTGTCGGCCCGGGTCGACGTGGATACCCGGTTCATCCTGCAACCCACCGCGCTCAAGACGCTGGCGATGGTGCTGGGGGCGCTCGCGGTGCTGGTCGCCATCGCGGCCCTGGCGGCGCTGGACCGCCTGAGCAGGGGTGACACATTGCGCGGCTGGCGGCCCCGGCTACCGAGGTTCAGGGCCGGTCTGGCCACCTGGCTCGCGGACGTCGTGGTGATCGGGACCCTGCTGCTGTGGCACATCATCGGCGCCACCTCGTCGGATGACGGCTACAACCTGACCATCGCGCGGGTGGCGCCGAAGGCCGGCTACAACGTCGACTACTACCGCTACTTCGGCACCACCGACGCACCATTCGACTGGTACTTCGGGGTGCTGTCCAAGCTGGCCGCGGTCAGCACCGCGGGGGTGTGGATGCGGCTTCCGGCCACTCTGGCCGCCATCGCCTGCTGGCTGCTGATCAGTCACTTCGTGCTGCGCCGCCTGGGCCCGGCGCGAGGCGGACTGGGCGCGAACCGGGTCGCGGTGTGGACGGCGGGCGCGGTGTTCGTCGCGGCCTGGATCCCGTTCAACAACGGGCTGCGGCCGGAGCCGTTGATCGCCCTGGGCGTCATCCTGACCTGGATTCTGGTGGAGCGCTCGATAGCGCTGGGCCGGTTGGCGCCCGCTGCCGTCGCGATCATCGTCGCGATGCTCACCGTGACGTTGGCCCCGCAGGGTCTGATCGCGGTGGCACCGCTGCTGACCGGCGCCCGCGCCATCGCCCAGACGATCCGGCGCAGGCGCGAAACCGACGGCCGGCTGGCGCCGCTGATCACTCTGGCCGCGTCGTTGTCCCTGATCACCGTCGTGGTTTTCCACAGCCAGACGCTGGCCACCGCCGCCGAGTCGGCGCGCATCAAGTACACGGTGGGGCCGACGATCGCCTGGTACCAGGACTTCCTGCGCTACTACTTCCTCACCGTGGAGAGCAACGCCGACGGCTCGATGTCGCGCCGGTTCGCCGTGCTGGTGCTGCTGCTGTGCATGTTCGGGATGCTGTTTGTGTTGCTGCGCCGCGGTCGGGTGGCCGGGCTGGCGACCGGGCCGGCGTGGCGGTTTGTGGGGACCACCGCGATCGCGCTGCTGCTGCTGACGTTCACCCCCACCAAGTGGGCCATCCAGTTCGGCGCGTTCGCCGGACTGGCCGGTGCGCTGGGCGGCCTGACGGCATTCACCGTCTCGCGGATCGGCCTGCACAGCCGGCGCAACCTGGCGCTCTATGTCACCGCGCTGCTGTTCGTGCTGGCCTGGGCGACGTCTGGCATCAACGGCTGGTTCTACGTCGGCAACTACGGCGTCCCGTGGTACGACATCCAGCCGGTCGTCGCCAGCCACCCGGTGACGTCGATGTTCCTGACGCTGTCGATCCTGACCGGGTTGCTGGCCGCCTGGTACCACTTCCGGATGGACTACGCCGGGCACACCGAGGTGAAGAACAACCGGCGCAACCGGGTGCTGGCGTCCACGCCGCTGCTGGTGGTGGCGGTGATCATGGTGGCGGGCGAAGTCGGTTCGCTGGCCAAGGGCGCGGCGTTCCGGTATCCGCTCTACACCACCGCCAAGGCCAACCTGGCGGCCATCACGTCACCGACCAGCTGCGCGATGGCCGACGACGTGCTGGCCGAGCCCGACTCCAATGCCGGGATGCTGCAGCCCGTTCCGGGGCAGGAATTCGGTCCCGACGGTCCGCTCGGCGGCGTCAACCCGGTGGGCTTCAAGCCGGAGGGCGTCGGCGAAGACCTCAAGTCCGACCCGGTGGTGAGTAAGCCCGGCGTCGTCAACTCCGACGCCTCCCCTAACAAACCGAACGCCGCCATCACGGACTCCGCCGGAACCGCCGGCGGCAAGGGGCCGGTCGGCGTCAACGGCTCGCACGCCGCGCTGCCCTTCGGACTGGACCCCGCGCGCACTCCGGTGATGGGAAGTTACGGCGAGAACAACCTCGCCGCACGCGCCACCTCGGCGTGGTACCAGCTGCCGGCCCGCCGGCCGGACCGGCCGCTGGTGGTGGTCTCGGCCGCCGGCGCCATCTGGTCCTACAAAGAGGACGGCGACTTCATGTACGGGCAGTCGCTCAAGCTGCAGTGGGGCATCGCCAAGCCCGACGGCAGCACCCAGCCCCTTGGTGAGGTGTTCCCGATCGATCTGGGACCGCAGCCGGCCTGGCGCAACCTGCGGTTCCCGTTCGCCTGGGCTCCGCCGGAGGCCAATGTGGCGCGCATCGTGGCCTACGACCCGAACCTGAGCTCCGAGCAGTGGTTCGCGTTCACGCCGCCGCGGGTGCCGGAGCTGGAACCGCTGCAGCGGCTGATCGGGTCGCAGAGCCCGGTCCTCATGGACATCGCGACCGCGGCGAACTTCCCGTGCCAGCGGCCGTTCTCCGAGCACCTCGGCATCGCGGAGTTGCCGGAGTACCGCATCCTGCCCGACCACAAGCAGACCGCTGTGTCGTCCAACCTGTGGCAGGCCGCTTCCACCGGTGGGCCGTTCATGTTCACCCAGGCGCTGTTGTGGACGTCGACCATCTCGACGTATCTGAGCGGCGACTGGTACCGCGACTGGGGCTCGGTCGAGCAGTACCACCGGCTGGTCCCCACCGATCAGGCACCCGAAGCCACCGTCCAGCAAGGCGTGACCACAGTGCCCGGCTGGAGCCGGCAAGGACCGATTAGGGCCCTCCCATGAGCAGTCCCAGCAGTCCCCCCGCGAGCAGTCGCGAAATCGCACAAAACCAGACCGATTCGCGCGATTCTGCGTCTGCTCGCGACATCAAGGTGACCCGGTGGGTGGCGACGATTGCCGGGCTGATCGGGTTCCTGCTGTCCGTCGCGACACCGTTGCTGCCGGTCGTGCAGACCACCGCGATGCTCAACTGGCCGCAGAACGGCCAGCTCAACAGCGTGACGTCGCCGCTGATCTCGCTGACCCCCGTCGACTTCAAGGCGTCGGTGCCGTGCAGCATCGAGCGCGACATGCCGCCCAGCGGCGGCGTCATCCTGGGCACCGCGCCCAAGCAGGGTAAGGACGCCAACCTCAACGCGCTGTTCGTCGTCGTCAGCGCACAGCGGGTCGACGTCACCGACCGCAACGTCGTGATCCTGTCGGTACCGCGAGACCTGTTGCGGTCGCCGCAGTGCGAGCGCATCGACATCAGCTCGACGCACGCCGGCACGTTCGCCGAGTTCATCGGGCTGAAGGACCCGCGCGGCGCCCCGCTGCGCAGCGGTTTCCCGGACCCGAACCTGCGCCCCCAGATCGTCGGGGTGTTCACCGACCTGACCGGTCCGGCGCCGCCCCAGCTGAGTCTGTCGGCAACCATCGACACCCGGTTTTCCAGCACGCCGACAACGCTGAAGCTGCTGGCCATGGTCGGCGCGATCGTGGCCACCATCGTCGCCCTCATCGCACTGTGGCGCCTTGACCAGCTGGACGGCCACCGGATGCGGCGCTGGATCCCAGCGAACTGGCGCACCTTCACGTTGCTCGACGGCGTGGTGATCTTCGCCTTCCTGTTGTGGCACGTGATGGGCGCCAACTCATCCGACGACGGCTACATCCTGGGCATGGCGCGCGTCGCCGACCGCGCCGGCTACATGTCCAACTATTTCCGCTGGTTCGGCAGCCCCGAGGACCCGTTCGGCTGGTACTACAACCTGCTGGCACTGATGACGCACGTCAGCGACGCCAGCATCTGGATGCGGCTGCCGGACCTGGTCGCCGGGTTGCTCTGCTGGCTGCTGCTGTCGCGCGAAGTGCTGCCCCGACTCGGCCCGGCGGTAGCCGCCAGCAAACCCGCCAACTGGGCGGCGGCGATGGTGCTGCTCACCGCGTGGATGCCGTTCAACAACGGCCTGCGGCCCGAAGGCATCATCGCGCTCGGATCGCTGGTGACCTATGTGCTGATCGAGCGGTCGATGCGCTACAGCCGTCTGACGCCGGCCGCGCTGGCCATCATCACCGCGGCATTCACCCTCGGCGTGCAGCCCACCGGGCTGATCGCGGTCGCCGCCCTGGTGGCCGGTGGTCGTCCGATCCTGCGGATCTTTGTGAAGCGCCGCCGCATGGTCGGCACGTTGCCGCTGCTGTCGCCGATGCTGGCCGCCGGCACCGTCATCCTGACCGTCGTGTTCGCCGACCAGACGCTGTCGACGGTCCTGGAAGCCACCCGGGTGCGCAGCAAGATCGGCCCCAGCCAGGCCTGGTACACCGAGAACCTGCGTTACTACTACCTGTTCCTGCCGACCGTCGACGGTTCGCTGTCGCGCCGGTTCGGCTTCCTGATCGCCGCGCTATGCCTGTTCACCGCGGTGTTCATCATGCTGCGGCGCAAGCGGGTGTCCGGAGTGGCCCGCGGGCCGGCGTGGCGGCTGATGGGCGTCATCTTCGGCACCATGTTCTTCCTGATGTTCGCGCCTACCAAATGGGTGCATCACTTCGGTCTGTTTGCCGCGGTCGGTGCGGCGATGGCGGCCTTGACGACGGTGCTGGTGTCGCCGGCGGTGCTGCGCTGGTCGCGGAACCGGATGGCATTCCTGGCCGCGGTGTTCTTCGTGGTGGCGTTGTGTTTCGCCACCACCAACGGCTGGTGGTACGTATCCAGCTACGGTGTGCCGTTCAACTCGACCATGCCCAAGCTCGGCGGAATCACGGTCAGCACAGTCTTTTTCGCACTTTTTGCGATGGCGGCTGTCTATGCGGCCTGGCTGCACTTCGCGCCGCGGGGCAGCGGCGAGGGGCGGGTGGCCCGCCTGCTCACCACCGCCCCGGTGTCGCTGGCGGCCGGTTTCATGGCGCTGGTGTTCGTGGCGTCGATGGGGATCGGGATCGTCCGGCAATACCCGACGTACTCCAACGGCTGGTCTAATCTGCGGGCGTTTGCCGGCGGCTGCGGACTGGCGGACGACGTACTGGTCGAGCCGGACACCAACGCGGGCTTCATGACGCCGCTGCCCGGAAATTACGGACCGCTGGGTCCGCTGGGTGGCAGCGACCCCGTCGGCTTCTCCCCCAACGGGGTGCCCGAGCACACCGTCGCCGAGGCCATGGTGATGAAGCCGAACCAGCCGGGCACCGACTACGACTGGGACGCTCCCACCAAGTTGAAGACGCCCGGCATCAACGGCTCGACGGTGCCATTGCCGTACCAGCTCGACCCGGGTCGGGTACCGCTGGCCGGCACCTACACCACGGGCGCCCAGCAGCAGAGCCGGCTGGCGTCGGCGTGGTACCAGCTGCCCAAGCCCGACCAGGCTTCCCTGGAGAGCCATCCCCTCGTCGTCATCACCGCCGCCGGCAAGATCGCCGGCAACAGCGTCCTGCACCACTACACGTCCGGCCAGACCGTGGTGCTGGAGTACGCGCGGCCCGGGCCCGGTGCGCTGGTGCCCGCGGGCCGGATGGTGCCCGACGACCTGTACGGCGAGCAGCCCAAGGCGTGGCGCAACCTGCGCTTCGCCCGGGACAAGATGCCCGCCGACGCCGTAGCGGTACGGGTGGTGGCCGAGGACCTGTCGCTGACGCCGGAAGACTGGATCGCGGTCACGCCGCCGCGGGTGCCGGAGCTGCGGTCGCTGCAGGAGTACGTCGGTTCGACGCAACCGGTGCTGCTGGACTGGGCGGTAGGCCTGGCGTTCCCGTGCCAGCAACCGATGCTGCACACCAACGGTGTCACCGAGATACCGAGGTTCCGCATCACCCCGGACTACAACGCCAAGAAGCTGGACACCGACACCTGGGAGGACGGCGTCAACGGCGGCCTGCTGGGCATCACCGACCTGCTGCTGCGCGCCCATGTGATGGCGACCTACCTGTCGCGTGACTGGGCCCGCGACTGGGGGTCGCTGCGCAAGTTCGACACGCTGGTCGATGCGTCGCCGGCGCGGTTGGACCTGGGCGAGGCGACGCGTAGTGGTTTGTGGTCGCCGGGGCAGATCCGGATCAAGCCCTAGCGCGGCGACGATGCCCTGTGTGGCCGCCATCGTCGGACTTCCGCACCAGATTTACCGGCTCGACGCGGCGGCGAGGTGACCCGCAGCAGGTCACGACTTGGGTAGCTTCAGCACCCTGTTCTTGCCGCTCTCGGCGACGTAGAGATTGCCGGCGCCGTCCACGGCCACCCCGCGCGGACCGTCGAGGCTGGGGAACGGCAGCACCGTCTGGGTACTGGTCCCGGCTGCCAGCCGCACCACCCGACCGGTGCCGGCGTCGGTGACGAACACATTCCCGGACCCGTCCACCGCGACACCCCAGGGGTTGACGAGACCGAAGAACGGCGCCGTCGTCTGGGCGCCGGTCGCGGCGATCAGCTTGATCACCCGGCCGTTGTCGAAGTCGGCGACGTACACGTTGCCCGCGCCGTCCACCGCCACCCCCTCGGGGCCCTCGATCGCGGTGATCGGCAACACCGTCTGCGCGCCGGTTCCCACCGCCAGTTTCAGCACGCGGTCTTTCAGCCAGTCGACGAGATAGACGTTGCCGGCGGCGTCCAGCGCTATCCCGTGCGGCCCACTGTGGTCGAGGGTCAACACCGTCTGGGTACTGCTCCCGGCCGCCAGCTTCAGCACACGCTCGCCATGGGAGTCGGTGACATACACCGCCCCGGCGCCGTCGACGGCTATTCCGACGGCGTTCCTGAGGTCTCTGAACGGCAGCACGTTCTGCTCCAGGGTTCCCGCGTCGAGCTTCACCACCCGGTCGTTCCCGCTGTCGGCGACGTACACGTTGCCGGCACCGTCCGCCGCCACCCCGAGTGGACCGTTCAGGCCGGCGATGGGCAGCACGACCTCGGCCGCCGCCGGCGCCGGCGGCGGGGCCGGCTTCGAAGCCGCCGAAGAATCGGGCGCCCGGGTGCCGGCGCTGTGGACGCGGACGGTGACGGTGACGACGACGGCCGCGACCAGAGTGACCAGGACGGCGCCTAGCGCGATCCGCGCCCGCGGGCTCATCCGGGTGAACAGCGGCGACCTCGCCGCGGCGGTCGCCGGGGCCGGGGTGGCGGCCAGGGTCGGGGCGCTGCTTGCGGTCTCGGGATCAAGCGGTGCTTCTCGGGCAGCAGCGGCCAGTTCCGTGACGGTCTGGTACCGGTTGCCGGGCTCTTTGGCCATGCCTTTGGCGATGACGGCGTCAAGTTCGGCCGGCAGGTCGGGCCGGGTGGCCGACGGCCGCGGCGGCGGCAGTGTCAGGTGCGCGGTGACCTGACTCTCCAGCGATTCACCGGGGAAGGGCCGGTTGCCGGTCAGGCACTCGTACAGCACACACGTCAGGGCGTAGATGTCGGCGCGGGCGTCGGCTTCTTCGGCCATCAACCGCTCCGGTGCCATGTACGGCCAGCTACCGATCATCTCCCGGGAACCGGTCAGTCCGGCGTCGTCTGCGCCGCGGGCGATGCCGAAGTCGATCAGGTACGCGAAATCGTCCTCATCGACCAGGATGTTGCCCGGCTTGACGTCGCGGTGAACCAG
It contains:
- a CDS encoding serine/threonine-protein kinase PknD produces the protein MQATHFGRYRLQSVLGQGGMGEVWRAYDTETNRVVAIKLLPPQLATDQTFLQRFRREAEAAAQLNNPHIIPIHHYGEIDGRLYVDMRLVEGRDLEETLSSGPLAPQRAVHIIEQVAQALRAAHKVGLVHRDVKPGNILVDEDDFAYLIDFGIARGADDAGLTGSREMIGSWPYMAPERLMAEEADARADIYALTCVLYECLTGNRPFPGESLESQVTAHLTLPPPRPSATRPDLPAELDAVIAKGMAKEPGNRYQTVTELAAAAREAPLDPETASSAPTLAATPAPATAAARSPLFTRMSPRARIALGAVLVTLVAAVVVTVTVRVHSAGTRAPDSSAASKPAPPPAPAAAEVVLPIAGLNGPLGVAADGAGNVYVADSGNDRVVKLDAGTLEQNVLPFRDLRNAVGIAVDGAGAVYVTDSHGERVLKLAAGSSTQTVLTLDHSGPHGIALDAAGNVYLVDWLKDRVLKLAVGTGAQTVLPITAIEGPEGVAVDGAGNVYVADFDNGRVIKLIAATGAQTTAPFFGLVNPWGVAVDGSGNVFVTDAGTGRVVRLAAGTSTQTVLPFPSLDGPRGVAVDGAGNLYVAESGKNRVLKLPKS
- a CDS encoding arabinosyltransferase domain-containing protein, with the translated sequence MSPDGNERSHRIARLVAVVSGIAGLVLCLLVPLLPVRQTTAAVLWPQGSTPDGNISQITAPLVSGAPRDLDISIPCSAIATLPAAGGLVVSTLPTDGFQTGKHGLFVRANKDSVVVAFRDTVAAVAPRAQIAAGGCNVLHVWADAGGAGADFVGIPGAAGRLDPEKKPQVGGIFTDLKVPAQPGLSARVDVDTRFILQPTALKTLAMVLGALAVLVAIAALAALDRLSRGDTLRGWRPRLPRFRAGLATWLADVVVIGTLLLWHIIGATSSDDGYNLTIARVAPKAGYNVDYYRYFGTTDAPFDWYFGVLSKLAAVSTAGVWMRLPATLAAIACWLLISHFVLRRLGPARGGLGANRVAVWTAGAVFVAAWIPFNNGLRPEPLIALGVILTWILVERSIALGRLAPAAVAIIVAMLTVTLAPQGLIAVAPLLTGARAIAQTIRRRRETDGRLAPLITLAASLSLITVVVFHSQTLATAAESARIKYTVGPTIAWYQDFLRYYFLTVESNADGSMSRRFAVLVLLLCMFGMLFVLLRRGRVAGLATGPAWRFVGTTAIALLLLTFTPTKWAIQFGAFAGLAGALGGLTAFTVSRIGLHSRRNLALYVTALLFVLAWATSGINGWFYVGNYGVPWYDIQPVVASHPVTSMFLTLSILTGLLAAWYHFRMDYAGHTEVKNNRRNRVLASTPLLVVAVIMVAGEVGSLAKGAAFRYPLYTTAKANLAAITSPTSCAMADDVLAEPDSNAGMLQPVPGQEFGPDGPLGGVNPVGFKPEGVGEDLKSDPVVSKPGVVNSDASPNKPNAAITDSAGTAGGKGPVGVNGSHAALPFGLDPARTPVMGSYGENNLAARATSAWYQLPARRPDRPLVVVSAAGAIWSYKEDGDFMYGQSLKLQWGIAKPDGSTQPLGEVFPIDLGPQPAWRNLRFPFAWAPPEANVARIVAYDPNLSSEQWFAFTPPRVPELEPLQRLIGSQSPVLMDIATAANFPCQRPFSEHLGIAELPEYRILPDHKQTAVSSNLWQAASTGGPFMFTQALLWTSTISTYLSGDWYRDWGSVEQYHRLVPTDQAPEATVQQGVTTVPGWSRQGPIRALP